TTCAGAAGCACAAGTCCCGTGTTCCAGATGTCTTGAACCTGCCGGGGTTGCAATTGCGGGTGAATTAAGGTATCTTTTCTCATTGCGGACCGAGGAATATAAATGTGATGAAAAAGACGGCAAGCCTGACGGAGAAGAGGAACTTATCCTTCTTGATACATGGGAGGATGAGATTGACCTGGCTCCTCTGATATGGGAAGTTATCATAACATCACTTCCTGCCGCGGCCTTGTGTTCTGAGGCCTGCAGAGGGCTTTGTCCGCAGTGCGGAACAAACCTCAACAAATCTTCATGTAGCTGCAGAAGCGAAAAAGGGGATCCGCGGTTTGATGTTCTTCGTTCTCTTGA
Above is a window of Synergistaceae bacterium DNA encoding:
- a CDS encoding DUF177 domain-containing protein is translated as MKPEFIEAVPQYWKYRLVLAAVPKDGTPFEDSFSVELERPLYYWAQVYTFASPLGVKVEARRAEGNLLISVSVDSEAQVPCSRCLEPAGVAIAGELRYLFSLRTEEYKCDEKDGKPDGEEELILLDTWEDEIDLAPLIWEVIITSLPAAALCSEACRGLCPQCGTNLNKSSCSCRSEKGDPRFDVLRSLEDKQNN